The DNA window CCATATACAATATCATGCAAACTGTTATTCATCGGTAGGGTGCCTGCACATAAACTGTTTTATATCTCATTTATGGGCgtaggacatttgagcgaaaaaaataaaactactagGGAACATTTTAGCGCCAACACAAGAGCCCATTTAAGCGCCGAATTAATCCGCTCACCTGTATTTTCGATAGCCCATTACACACAACAACATATAAAAGATACGAAGTATAGAGGAATGTGCACCACAATCGTGAAAGATAAAGGGAAATGTATATCTAGACCCATTACGTACACTCTATAGGTTATAAATTCCAGGCTAGAACACTCTTTTAACTTTAGAGCTGTTTTTCAATGGACatgttttataaagttttatattgtgCTGTCTTGAgtcaataaacattttttatttatatactaaaagGGTTAAAATCAATTCGCTAAAATGGgctttgacaattttaattttcgCTAAAATGGGTTAAAATTCTGGCACTCAAATGGGTTCTACTTTGGCGCTCAAACATCCTATtttttcgctcaaatgtcctaaCAATAAGATAAATGTCCTCCACCGTTAATGGGTTCTACTTTGgcgctcttttttttttagctcaaaTGTCCTATCAATGCGCTCAAATGTCCTCCGCCGTTATTTATAGAGTATGAAAATATGCAGAAACTAAACAAGTTGGCACATGACAGGACGTACATGACTATTCTGCAATACAAAATGCTTGAAGCAGCtgtatacaaatttaaaattgtcacTGGGTAAAAAATCATACATAGCGATTATTGAATgttgtaaattcaaaaattattgcgtgcatttattattgtgatattTAAGAAAGGACATAAATGCGAGATTGAATATTGCGATTTCAGGATAAGCTGCATACAGGTATTTGCATCAAATATCAGAATGCGAATTATCATTATTGCAATACTCATCaagtcgcattattcgcattataaaaatcgcaataatttctgaatttacaatgtTACAGTAAAAGTACCACATGTTCCTATTCCCTCTCCTGGAATATCAAATTGAAGTCCCttagatatttgtaaaaaaaattaaagacacgTTATTATTTCCGATTTGACCTGTGTTGTATATATCTGTTATACATAAactaaaatgtattttacaaatatttttaagttattaTACTGCACTTTTTAATAAAAGCCGTGGCAACCATACGTGAAAATTGGGTTAAACTgtcgattttttattttcattaagaaAATGCTTGAAACAAATCTTTCAGTCATCAATTCAAGCTCTAATATCTTCCTTTGTCAGAATGTTGGGAATTTCAAGTATAAGATTGAGGATAATCACTGATATTCTTGGAGGGGCCTgcaagatttattttcatatgttaCTACTCATAATTTCTCTTTTTTCGCGGCTTGATCACCAGAGAATTTATTTAAACTTGTGTACACATTTTTTCCTTCATTGTAAATAACAGTTGCATAGCACTCATTTTCAACatgcaattatttatttattttcagtactTATCAGTCCAATTTCTTCATTTCAAGATTAGAATTACCATGCACTCTCCACACCCCCTCCAGCACAATTGAATAGTCGTCAcctaactacatgtatttgaaaataCACATACATGTTTTCTCTGTCAATTATGACGCCCCAGTCCCCTAAGGAGCAGATAGTTTACAGTTAGACTTGTAACGAACAAATTAATATGTTGATGTTGTAATACTAGAAacattgttttagtttttttaatcaattacataTTTGGCCGTCATGCATGAATGACATTTTGATAgattgtattgtaatacatttAACATAGATTGCAACTCAAAGTGGACGGGTTGTAcaaatatacatgaaaaacGGTTGACTTGTCGATAAATTTGTTATAATTGTTGTAAAAGTTGCAAATTTGTACATGTCTTTATCGCATTAAGCGATTCATCATTAATATAGAAAGTATGGGAGAAAAATAAGAGACGAATTCTAATTTTATACTGCACGTGTATGGtgcataaatataaagattCGGTGcactaatttaaataaaaaaagaatggatTTATGTTACATGTACAACACGAAAAAAGGAAACTTTCAATACACGGACCAAAATGCTAGTGAATTGCTATTCATTATTATTGTGATAATGAAATATGGATAATTTAGACTGATAATTGTGaaatatagagaaaaaaatcaaaacagtaCAAAACGAAGAAAGAAGTATATATTGAATTTCATCCAAACCAATTAAAATGCGATATGCGCATGTGAgctaaaaaaaactgaaaatgaatgaaaatttgagaaatgttataatttcaataattttatgtttatttataatatttggaTACCTACAAAGAGAAAATATGTGGGaacaacaatatttaattaaccAACAATCAAAGCATCCACCAAGATTTGTTGGCAATGGTAAGTTCATGTACCGATCTATTTCTAGTACTAGGGTATTCTTAGAGCTATAAATATGTCAGGATTTTCCATATTTCCTGAGTTTTGAATTGgtcaatatttgtaaaattagagcaatataatttttctaaatacttatttaaattcaaaatacgAAAAATAGTCATTcgtgagatttttttttatttactgtatCACAAATTGGATGTTGtaatatttagaaaacaaaaataaatcaggAACGTAACTAAATTATGATTAGGCAGACGAAGTAACTCAATTTCTGGCCATATGACAATTTGAACATATTATCCTTTATCGTCTATAAAATAGATATTCCACAAGCGTCAACCAACTTATGATGGCTTCGGAAAAACATCTGTCTTCCTTCTCAGCAACATCTCTATATCTTGGAAATCAAGATAGGAATTACTAGCCttggaatattgtatcaaatgGGAGATagatactccgtatgcaggcgctgcttgCATGTTGCTAAATAataatggaaagttcacaattaggaagctgaaatcatctatTTTGCCgtaaccgaccctcattgtcaattttatgaGTCAGTGTTATATATAAGTTTTCAAATGAACAAACAACTTAGCATCTTTTTTATGTCATTCTATAGTTTGACCTATACAAAACTTTTTCTTATCAATTTCAGAGAAACCTTGCACAAGTTCTCGGTGTAGATCTGAACATTTGACCTGTCCGTGTAATATCAACAAAACAAGTGCCCGTCCTGGTACCCGGTCTGACAATACTACAGCTCTCAACAAGGCATCCTTATTGGATTATTTAAGGGATAATTTAACATCATATTTTGACGAAAAGAAGAATAAAAGACCAAAACCTGCCATATGTCCTTCAGAAAATTCTCATAAATGGGATTTCAATTGCGTATCGCATTGTCCCGATATGCCACATTTGAGTGCGACGTCTGATCGTGCGCAggtttctattaaatgcaagaATAAACCAACCATCAAATTAGAGAACGTAAAACAAGTGACGCCAATTCAAAGTTTTCCGGAAAATTCCGAATGTATTTCGGAATTTGTTATGCAAAACTGTTACGATGGCAACCCAGTGCCAAGTTTAGTTCATTATATCTGGTTTtccaaaaaagaaatgaatttttatcattttcttagcTTTCTTAGTGctagtaaatttttaaaaccATGTTTAATAATGGTTCATGGTGACTATCTGCCATTCGGATTCTATTGGGATTATCTATTGAATTTAGTGCCAAATATAATTCACATGCAAAGAAATCCACCGGAAGATGTATTCGGAATCCCTCTAGGCAATATAGAACATAAAGCGGATGTTGGCAGAATACAGGCTTTACAAAGtaagattttatattaaatgcaatCTTCAATAAATATGATCGTTCTACTTACTGTTTAATAACCTATTGCGATCCTTTATAGTTTTATCGTAATGATATACACCTTCAACAATTTGCTGATAAAACAGATAGTTGAACGGAGAGTTTTCAGATATGTGTAAGCAAAGTGTGGATCTGCATTTAACTAGATTATCATAGATGCACAAA is part of the Mytilus trossulus isolate FHL-02 chromosome 13, PNRI_Mtr1.1.1.hap1, whole genome shotgun sequence genome and encodes:
- the LOC134695006 gene encoding uncharacterized protein LOC134695006 is translated as MNENLRNVIISIILCLFIIFGYLQRENMWEQQYLINQQSKHPPRFVGNEKPCTSSRCRSEHLTCPCNINKTSARPGTRSDNTTALNKASLLDYLRDNLTSYFDEKKNKRPKPAICPSENSHKWDFNCVSHCPDMPHLSATSDRAQVSIKCKNKPTIKLENVKQVTPIQSFPENSECISEFVMQNCYDGNPVPSLVHYIWFSKKEMNFYHFLSFLSASKFLKPCLIMVHGDYLPFGFYWDYLLNLVPNIIHMQRNPPEDVFGIPLGNIEHKADVGRIQALQRFGGIYMDTDEIILRSLDNLRKYPFTLSHAVDHNLSNGLILSEKNAAFLRKWFAEYKTYSKVQWAYHSTIVPNLLSEKYPDLIHVENKTFVRPNYTQLRLLFEMNFDWSKNYAIHLYIRFYKFIHDFNDIRSLNTTIGSVARHVLYGSKELCANSIN